From a region of the Synechococcus sp. PCC 7335 genome:
- a CDS encoding transposase, protein MVFALIQTGSVSLTKWTTYLPCRGLYAQSKQRRVRRWLGNSRINIHRLYKPLIQAALATWEAECLYLCLDTSLFWEQYCLIRLAVVYRGRSIPLAWRVLEHNSASVAFEAYEELLRQSTQYLPSNANMILLADRGFVHTRAMTLIKQLGWHYRIRIKSDTWIWRPGSGWCQPKSFHLERGRALCFHHIRLHRHEQYGPVHVIIGRNNINGELWAVVSDQPTSPQTFMEYALRFDIEEGFLDDQSAGWNLQRSEIRGLTDLSRLWFILAVATLYVTAQGVAVVQSGRRRWIDTHWDRGNSYFRIGLEWTKAALLNGWQVIKQACFTSHIDPQPAMASRPQHNKKSGRLLDFSVITVKFVPD, encoded by the coding sequence ATGGTGTTTGCGCTGATTCAAACCGGCAGCGTCAGCCTGACAAAGTGGACAACCTACTTGCCCTGTCGCGGTCTCTACGCCCAGAGTAAACAAAGACGGGTGCGTCGCTGGTTAGGCAATAGCCGCATCAACATCCACCGATTGTACAAACCGCTGATTCAAGCGGCCTTGGCGACCTGGGAAGCCGAGTGCCTTTATCTTTGTTTAGACACCTCGCTGTTTTGGGAGCAGTACTGCTTAATTCGGCTAGCCGTGGTGTATCGAGGCCGCTCCATTCCTCTGGCTTGGCGAGTTCTAGAACACAACAGTGCCTCTGTTGCGTTTGAAGCCTATGAAGAACTGCTCAGGCAGTCTACGCAATACTTGCCTTCAAACGCAAACATGATTCTGTTGGCCGACCGAGGCTTTGTGCATACCCGTGCGATGACGCTGATAAAACAACTCGGCTGGCACTACCGCATCCGTATCAAAAGTGACACCTGGATTTGGCGACCCGGTTCCGGCTGGTGTCAACCTAAATCGTTTCACCTAGAACGAGGTCGGGCACTATGTTTCCACCACATCAGACTCCATCGTCACGAACAGTACGGCCCAGTGCATGTCATCATCGGGCGCAACAACATCAATGGTGAACTTTGGGCCGTCGTCAGCGACCAGCCCACTAGCCCGCAAACCTTTATGGAATATGCCTTGCGCTTCGATATCGAGGAAGGATTTTTAGACGACCAGTCCGCCGGTTGGAATCTACAACGCTCTGAGATTCGAGGCCTCACTGACCTCTCTCGCTTATGGTTTATTCTGGCAGTAGCCACGCTTTACGTCACGGCTCAAGGCGTAGCGGTTGTGCAATCAGGCCGTAGGCGATGGATTGACACACACTGGGATAGAGGCAACAGCTACTTTCGCATCGGATTGGAGTGGACTAAGGCGGCTCTGCTCAACGGTTGGCAGGTGATTAAACAGGCTTGTTTTACCTCTCACATTGATCCGCAACCGGCGATGGCTTCTAGGCCACAACACAACAAGAAGTCCGGGCGCTTGCTCGATTTCAGCGTGATTACCGTTAAGTTTGTTCCTGATTAA
- a CDS encoding VOC family protein — MSIKAEVGRVIWHDLLTQDVTKARNFYADLLGWKYQIEHASNSVWKPGEASYPLILANGEAHGGFVDPGRNVLSCWVAYVMVQDVDAVTAKAKSLGLTIVREPFDTPGVGRSSVIQDLQGAVICPTFPTHTFPAPSGTFLWDELITDDVESAKLFYCDLFGWRFHDIDLTQTGHYTVLQSMGNADAVGATNQSFGAVGFAVWIPYLVTDNIDAAITNAMALGASVCEESTDMPSGERKAILADPTGAVFGLLAASEFRINELRTWA; from the coding sequence ATGTCCATCAAGGCTGAGGTTGGTCGCGTTATCTGGCACGATCTCCTGACGCAAGATGTTACCAAAGCAAGAAATTTCTACGCCGACTTACTTGGTTGGAAATACCAGATTGAACACGCCTCTAACTCTGTTTGGAAGCCTGGTGAAGCTTCATATCCGTTGATTCTTGCCAATGGTGAAGCACACGGGGGCTTTGTTGATCCTGGACGGAATGTCCTCTCTTGCTGGGTTGCCTATGTGATGGTTCAGGATGTTGATGCAGTAACGGCAAAGGCAAAGAGTCTTGGGTTAACAATTGTTCGGGAACCTTTTGATACGCCAGGGGTTGGTCGTAGCTCGGTAATTCAAGATTTGCAGGGTGCAGTCATTTGTCCGACCTTTCCTACACACACCTTTCCCGCTCCCAGTGGTACGTTCCTCTGGGATGAACTCATAACCGACGACGTTGAATCAGCGAAGCTATTCTATTGCGACCTTTTTGGCTGGAGGTTTCACGACATCGACCTAACTCAGACTGGTCACTATACCGTCTTGCAAAGTATGGGCAATGCTGATGCAGTTGGAGCCACGAATCAATCGTTTGGTGCGGTAGGATTCGCTGTCTGGATACCCTATCTTGTAACTGACAATATTGATGCAGCTATCACAAATGCTATGGCACTGGGTGCGAGCGTGTGTGAGGAATCAACCGACATGCCTAGTGGTGAGCGGAAAGCCATCCTCGCAGACCCAACAGGTGCCGTTTTTGGTCTCTTGGCAGCAAGCGAATTCCGCATAAATGAGTTGAGGACATGGGCGTAA